GTGGGCAGCAATCCAGAGGATCTTCTGAAGGATCCGCGTCCCGTGCACGGGAATGACCCTGGACGCGGAGGATTGGAAGCGAGCGGACGGCGCTTCTCCGGCTACCATGTGGCGGGAAAGACCGGAGTGCTGGTCTATGAGAACCAAGGGACCAAAGTTAGCGAATGGTACGAGGCGGATCGTAGGTCGCTCCAGCGGCACTTGGCGGTGGCGGCTGGCGATGAGATCCTATTCCTGGTGGCTGCGGGGGATTTCAAGATCGCGAGCTCGCGCGAAGCTGCCTCGGAGAAGCTCCAGGTTTCATCGAATCATCCGGGCCTCACGCTGGAGTCACGTGATGGAAAGCTCTTTGCCAGGCTTGCTGCTTCGAGGCAGGAGCGGCGGGTGACGCTGATCTATGGTGTTGAGAAGGTCTCCGCAGCCGCAAAGACGCCAGCGGTCCCGACGGCGAATCCAGCGCACTGGAAGCAAAGTATCGAAACCCGGATCCGAGAGTCCGAGAAGAGTGGTCCCGGCTGGACCATGGATCGCATCGGGCTGCCGGAGAACAGTGCTTTCAAGCGTCGCGTTCGTCCGGCGGACATAGTGTTCCTTTCCCCGGAGAAAGCGGCGGTGATCACCTTCGAGGGAGATGTCTGGCGGCTTGACCTGGCCGGGGAGCGGGTGCGCTGGACGCGAATCGCGGCGGGGCTCTGCGAGCCTCTTTCGATCGAGCAGGTCGGCGGGGTGCTGCAGGTCTTCACCCGGAATGGGATCGTGCGGCTGCGGGACACCAATGCCGACGGTGAAACGGATTTCTACGAGAATTATAGTAGCTTGATCCATCACACGGCTGGCACGCGCGGCTATCCACTGGACATGGAGGTGGACGAAAGCGGCCGCACCTGGTGCTCGATCGGGGGAATCGTCACCAATGAAAAATCCCTGACGAACCTTCAGCCGCCGAACCCGCACAGCGGCTCGATCATGATGATCTCCGCGGACGGCAAGCAGCTGGAGATCGTGGGCGCTCATGCCCGCGAGCCGTTCTTTGCCCGGGATCCGGAGTCCGGACGGATCGTGATGTCGGAGCAGCAGGGACATTGGGTGCCATCGTCCGGGATCTTTCCCGTGGAGCCGGGATCGAGCTTTGGGTTCGGCCAGGAGAATGCGAAGGGCCTCACACCGCCGGCGGTCTGGATCCCCCATGATCAGGACAGTTCTTCCTCGTCCCCGATGTGGGTGCGCGGCAGCGCCTTCAAGTCCTGGGAAGGAGGCGTGCTGGATCTCTCCTATGGCACCGGGCGCCTGTTCCTGGCTCGTCCGGCTGGAGCTTGGCCAGCGAAGGAGGGGGCGGTCATCCCGCTGGGGATCGAGACCGGCCTGCCGATCCTACATGCGCGGACTCACCCCGGTGATGGCTCGCTGTGGCTGGCAGGCTTCCGCATCTATGATTCCCGTGCACCGGAGCTCGAGGGAATCGGTCGCCTGCGTCCCTCCGGGGATGCCTTTCGGGTACCGGTGGATGCCAAGCTGGTAAAAGAGGGAGCGATCCTTTGTTTCGATGCGCCGCTGGATGGCTCGACGGTGACTCCCGATGCGGTGCAGGCGAAGGAATGGCAATACCGTCGCTCGTCAGGATACGGCTCGCCGCGGTTGAAGCGCGATGGAAAGGATGGCGTGGACCCGGTGGCAAGCGGCGGAACTTTTCTCTCAAAGGATGGGAAGAGCGTTTTCATCCACATTCCCGGCATGAAGCCGACGATGCAGCTTGAGATCAGCCATCGCTTCGCGGTGAAGGGGAGCAAGCCGGAGGCACGGTCCGTGTTCTTTACCGTATCCGCTCCGGCACCGGCCATGTGGAATGAGCTGGGCTTTGAAGTACCCGAGCTCGATCCCTCCATAGCCGTAGTGCATGGAGGCGGGGCAGCTGATGCGGTGCCGACGGCGGAGGCGGGGATGGACCTCGCGACCCGCTATGGATGCATCGCTTGCCACTCCACGGATGGGAAACTGGAGGGTCATAGCGGGCCCTCGTGGAAGGGTCTGCATGGATCGCAGCGGAGCTTCACCGATGGCACGAGTCGCATGGGGGATGACGCCTACATCATCGAATCGATGACCGAACCGAACAAGGTGATCGTGAAAGGCTACGCGCTCGGGATGGGAAGCTATTCGGGAGTGCTGAGCGAGGCCGAGATGCAGAGCATCGTGCTGTTTATCCGCTCGCTGAAGTGAGGAGGCTGAATTAAGCCGGGAATGCGATCAGCGAAGGGCGAACGAATCGCACGCTCATTCCGCTCCCGGCAGCCAGCCGATGGCGACGAAGTCCACAATCTCGATGAACTGCTGCCGTTCGTTTGGCTGACGCTTCACGAGCTTTAGCGAGAAGGCTACGCCGCTTTCGCTGAGCAGCTTGTCCACCAGTTCCTTGTCGAACTGGCCGGAGCCTTCGAAGATGCCGCGCATCTTGGCGAGAGCCACCGAGTCCTTCCGGATCCAGGCGAGTTGTTCGCGGCCCGGCATCGGCACACTCAGCTTGAAGCGCGAGAAGTTCGATTCCGCTTCGCCGGCGGCCGGCGGGTCCGGTTTCACAAAAACGTGGAAGATTCCGGGAGTGTCGATCGGGCCGGCGGCGAACTTGCGGAAGAGGTCGTCGTGGAAATTGACGAAGGATTCCCAGTTCACCTTTGCTCCGTCGCTGGTTTCCATCACGGAGACCGGAAAGCCTTCAGGGATCGCCGCGGTGCAGACCTTGTAGATGTGAGATGAGCCCGCGGTTTCCAACAAGGTGATCGAGGTGACCGGGAAGGGGCCGTCGCCGAGTTCGGTCGCACGCTTCTCGATCGAGGATCGCATGTCGTCGGGAAAGATCACCAGCTCTGCGCGGCTCTTCCAATCCGGCGCCTCGAGGAAGGCCTTTAATGCGGCATCGGCGCTGAGCTGGGTTTTCGCGGTCGGTGCTGGAGCCGGCGGTGCGGCAGGAACAGGAGCGACGGGCCGTGGCTCTACGGGCTCTGGCTGGGGAGCCGGGGACGGTTTCGGTACGGGTTTTGGTCGAGGCTCAGGATCGGGACGCGGGGCAGGGGGGGCGCCCTTCGTTGGCGAGTCCGGGAGCCCCTCGTGGCTTTGCTGCAGGAGCGAAAAGGATCCTTGGTTCCTGCCGATGAAGTATCCCGCGGCCGATCCAACAACGAGAGAAGCGAGGGCAGGCACTACCCACGAAATCCGCCGTGGCGGGGCGGGAGGTGGAATGACCGGTGGAATCCCGACGGGCACCACTGCTTCGGGCTCCGGCCGGGGAACCACCGGAGGCGGCTCAAGCGCTGCCGGAACAACTGGTACTGCCGGCAGGGCCTCCACCAACTTCGGGGGCAGGCCTCTGGCGGGATCCGGGCTCACGATCTCCTGCCAGCATTTGGGGCAGGGTCCTTGAATGCCCGCCGCGGAGGGAGGGACCGTGAGCGTCACGCCACAGGCCGGGCAATCGAAGTGAAGGAATGTCAAAGGCTCGGCAGGCACCACGGAAGGGTAATTCGAAGGGGGATACGGTCAAGGAGGGGAAGTTCTCCGCGGATCAGCCTAACGGCTCGTGGGCAAGCGGATAAATACGTGATCACGTAATTTTTAATACGTATCAGTTAGATATTATGACGACCTAGGTAAGTTATTCTTTCCTTGTCAGATATCTGCCCCCGCTGCTATTTGATCACACCCCTGCGCTCCGGCAGCCCCAAGCCGGCATGGTTCACCCCCCATCCCCCGATGAATACCCCCACCGTATCTTTCATGCGGGTTTTGGCCATTGCGGCCGTGACCTGCAGTACCTCCGTTCAGGCTGGTGACGAATCCGAAGATCCGTGCTATCCGGACAACCGTCAGGCGACCTCGACCGCGGTCAGCCGGAGTGTCTTGGGCGTGGCTTACGCTTCCACCCGCGATGTGAGCGGGCGCATGTATCGGAATCGTGCCGGTGTTCGCCCGGGCTCGGTGCTGGTGGATGAGCCGGTAGCAGTCGCCCCGGCTTATAGCTCGAAGGGCGGGATGTCTTCATCGAAGGATGCAAAGGTTTCGGCGGTGTCGGTCCCCTACCCTAACAAGTGGGAGGTCTTTGGTTCGCTCTTCTATTACTCGGAAGAAAGTGACGGCAGCAGCTACCACCATCGCTCGAAGAAGAAGAAATACGAAGGCCCGAAATACGGCTACGGCTCTGGCTATGGATCGGGGGCTTCCGCTTTCGTGAGCGGTGCGGCCGATACTTCGCTGGACGTTTACGGCGGTGCCTTGGGCGTGGAGTATCACATCAACCGCGAGTGGAGCGTGGGAGTGGGTGTCTCCGCTTCGACCGGGGACATGGAGATGGACGCCGTCGGCAATGCCGATGTGGATTCCGTTTCGGTCATTCCATACCTTTCCTACTATCGCGCGGATGCCTTTGGCTCTGCCGATTTCTGGGCGGGCCTGATGTATGCCTACGGTGCGCACTCCTTTGAAACCCGTCGCTTCACCGGCGGTGGGATAGCATCAGGTTCTCCGGATGCCGATACCCATGAGGTGGAATTCACTGCGGGTGTGAATTTCGGGGACGACGATGTGGTTCACGGCCCCTACGCGGGAATGCGCTATATCACCGGAACCGTGGATGCTTATACGGAAGTGGGGCCTGGCGCGACTTACTTCGGCGAGCAAGACGTGGACTCGCTGGTCTCGATCCTCGGCTATCAGATTTCCTGGAAGATGCGTGGCTCGCGAGGCACCTGGGTGCCGCAAGTGCGCGCTGCCTGGGAGCATGAATTTGAAGATGGCAATGCTTCCGTCTTTGGCGTTCCGGTGGATTCCGTGGACGAAGACGTGGCGGTGGTCGGTGCCGGCCTTGCCTACTACTTCGACAACGGCTGGAACCTCGGCGTCGAGTATGAAGGCCGTTTTGGCAGCAATACCGAAGGTCACTACGGTGGTGTGAAGGCCGGGAAGGAATTCTGATCTCGAATCTAACGAAAATCCCCGATTGGCATCAGGCCGGGCGGGGATTTTTTGTGGCGACGTCGATGCTTGTTCCGCGTCTTGGGAACAAGCGGACGTAGGCTTAGACTGCCTTCACCGCTTCGCGGGGGATGCCGCGCATTTCGAAGATCCGGAAGATGGTGTCTTCGATTAGATTGTTCGGGCAGGAGGCACCTGCGGTGATCCCGATGACCACCGGCTTCTCACCGAGCAGGACAGCGGGATAGCTGCTTGAGATTTCCGACTTCTCGTGAAGGTCGAAGTGAACGATTTGCTCCAGCGACTCGAGGCAGGCGGCGTTGCGGATGAAGAAGGTGGGCAGGGATTGCTCGCCGATTTCCACGAGGTGCGTGGTGTTCGAGCTGTTGTAGCCACCGACGACGAAGAGCATGTCCATGGGACGGCGGAGCATCTCGAAGAGAGCGTCCTGTCGCTCTTGGGTGGCACCGCAAATGGTGTCGAAGAAGATGAAATTCTCCGCCGAGCCGTCGCGGGCTTCCACGGCGGCGCGGACGCGGCGTTGGATCTCCTCGGTCTCGCTTTTCAACATCGTGGTCTGGTTGGCCACGCCCACCTTGGCGAGGTGAACATCGGGGTCGAAGCCTTCGGAGGCCGCGTGAGAGAAGCGCTTGAGGAAAGCATCCTTGTCGCCGCCTTCTCGGATGTATTTGCAGACGGCATCGGTCTCATCGAGGGTCAGCACGATGAGATAGTGACCCTTGCCGTCATCGCCCATGGCGCGGGATGCGGTGGCTTGGGTTTCCTCATGGCCGGCCTTGCCGTGGATGATGGAGGTGATGCCGTCCTTGGCGTAGCCGCGGACACGACGCCAGACCTTCATCACGTCGCCGCAGGTGGTATCCACCACGTAGCAGCCGCGCTCCTCGATCTTCTCCATGAAGTTTGTCGGTGCGCCGAAGGCGGGGACGATCACCACATCATCCGGGGAAAGCTGGTCGTAGTCGTCGGTGAGCTCCTTCCAGGGAAGGGAGACGATGCCCATGTCCACAAGCTGGCGATTCACCTCCGGGTTGTGGATGATCTCGCCGATGAGAAAGATTCTCTGATCCGGGAAAACGCGGCGTGCGGCGTAGGCCAAATCGATCGCGCGCTCCACACCGTAGCAAAACCCGAACTGTTGGGCGAGGCGCACGGTGGTATTGCCGATGGTGATTTCGCCGCCGTTTTCGCGGATCCTTTCGACGATCGATGAGCGATAGTGGCGCTCCACCTCGGCATTGACCTGAGTCATCACGTCCGGACGGCGGACGTTCACGCGGGGGCGCTTCTGCTTGTCGGCGGTTTCGCTCATGTGCGGGGGCGATATAGCTCCGCTTTGTCCCGGGACCAAATCATTTCCCGAATTGGGGAGAAAAGGGCCGGGGTGGATGGGGTGGGGTGGATCGTTCTGAAAATCAGGGACTAAGAGGGTGAGACGATGCTCGTCTGTCCTGCCTGTCCGGGGTGCCCTTGCGTTTCGGCAGCACGGGCAGGACGAGCAGCGAGAAGAGGACGGCGGCGAGAGCCTGCATCCAGAGAAGGTAGATCGGCCATGGTCCCAGATGGTCCAGCAGGCTGGGGTTCACCGGTTTGCGGGCGGTGAAGCCGAAGTTGGTGCCGAGGAGATGGTTCACAGCCATGGCGACGAGGAGATACACGTTTGCCCAGAGCAAGGCTTGGAGGGGTGTCCTCCACCACGGGTGTTCGGCGCGCCAGCCATTCACGATTGGCAGGTAGAATGCCGCTCCCACGACCGCGAAGTGATGCACGAAAAACGCGATGAAGGCGGGGTGCGGATAGCCGATCGAAATTGCGGGAGTGGCCAGTGCCTGGACGGTGGCGGCCAGTCCCCAGAAATAGGTGAGGGTAGCCAGCAGGCGCTTTCCCGTGAGCAGGGCGAAGCCGCCGATGAAAGCGGCGACGTCACAGAGGTGTAGGGGCAAAGCGCTATCCAGGTCCGCGTCCCCACCGTCCACCGTGGCCCATGCCGCTTGCGTGTAAGCGAAAGCAGCGAGGCAGAGAAAGGCGAGGATGCTGCGGGCGATGCGCTCGTTCCGTTCGCCGGATTTGCCCAGCAGGACCAAAGCCGTCACTCCAATGGCGCCGGCGACGAGTGCCCAACCGTGAGTGGCGGAAAAGGGCACGAAAGGCGGCGGCATGGCGTGAGGAAAGCGATGCTTGGATGGGGCGGCAAGTCCGATTGGAAAAGGCGGGGAAAGGAGCCGCCTTCTAGTGTCACTGGAATCAAGCAAGATTCCTCAGGCGTTGATACATCGTCATGATTGCGCCCTTGTAGGTGGCTTCGTCGAAAGCCTGATACCCCATCTTCGCCGCCAGGCGGTGGGATGGCTGATTTTCCTTCTGGATGATGCACACGGTACGAGCCGGGCTGTGAGTGGTGTCGAACCAAGCATGGGCGGCGCTGGCAGCCTCGAAGCCATAGCCTTTTCCGTGGCAGTTGCTGGTCAGGATCCAAGCGGCTTCCGGGAAGGGATCGAACTCATTCCCGAGATAGCGATGGAAGTCCGCGAAACCCGTATCTCCGAGAAAGCGGCCGCTGGACTTCTCGGTAATTGCGAAGAGTCCGTAGCCGAAAACCGACCAATGCCCGATGTAACGAAGAAGGCGATTCCAGACTTCTTCCTTCGAAAGCGTCATTCCTCCGACATAGCGGACCACCTCGGGATCGGAGAACATTGCGCAGATGTCTTCGAAATCGGAAAGGGTGTGGGGGCGCAGCAAGAGGCGTTCGGTCTCGATCATCTGGGGAAGTGAAAATGGCCGATGCGGCATCCAGGAATCAAAATCCGCGGCGCTCAGCGGTAGCCTTCTTGGACCCAGATGATCGCATTCGTGAATCCGAGGCCGAGGTGCTGGCCGACCAGATCGGAGTCATAGCCGTAGCCATCGACCGAGCCGCTGGCGAGTTCGCGGAGTTCGGAGGAAGCCTGGGCGAATTGATCGAGGGTCGCACGGGGGACTTGGTGCGGTTCCTTGGCGGTCTCGAGTTCGCGTTTGGCGGCCTCGATGGCATCGGCGCATATGAGAAAGCTGTCCTTGGCTTTTTTCGGAATCTTGAAGCTGCCTCTATTCAGCCCGCTGGCGCGTCTGACTTCCAAGTAGTGGGGGAGGGCGGCTTGGAAGTCGGTGCAGGATTTTGCCAAGGCGTTGATAGCCGGTTGGTAGCGCGGATCGAGACCGGCTTGGTGGAAGGCGATGGGGAGGGATGGCGTTTTCAGGACCGCTCCGGCAGGGATCTTCTGCGGATCCGGCAGGCCATTCAGGCGCGCGAGGAAACCTGAGAACTTGGCATGCCCGTAGGCCTTTGTCGCAATGGTTCCGAGGGCCATCCCGGGCTCCACCGTCACGGCGGGGGACGCGGGGGCGGGGATCTCTGCATCCGTGACGACCGGAAGTGGTGCGGGCGTGGAAGCCGGGTTGGCCGATTTGGTGGACCTGGCCTGCCGGTCACAGCTGCAGAGTGCGAGGGAGGCCAGAATCGGCAAGGACCAGGGTTTCATGCGGAAATTTACTGGGAATCAAAGAGCTGTCTCTCGTCGGGAACTGTACTCCTCTGCTGCTGCGGCACACGAAACTCCGCATTCCCCGCCGTTGACTGCGAGCGCTTTCCCCCCTGAAATGCGCGCCCCCGGCAGGGTCCGGGTTTGTATATGGACTATTCGCAGAAAATCGCCCGTCAGATCGCAGGCATTCCCCGCTCGGGAATCCGCGATTTCTTCGAGCTCGTCCAAGGCCGTGAGGGAGTCATCTCCCTCGGCGTTGGTGAGCCCGACTTTACGACTCCTTGGCATATTCGCGAAGCCGCCATCTACGCCTTGGAGAAGGGCCACACTTCATACACCTCCAATCTGGGCCTGCCCGCGCTGCGCAAGGCCATCGCCCGTTACGTTTCCGATTTCTTCCACGTGCAATACGAGGCCCTCACCGAGGTGCTCGTGACCGTGGGTGTTTCCGAAGCCATCGACATCGCCCTGCGCGCCCTGATCAACCCGGGCGACGAGGTGATCTACCATGAGCCTTGCTACGTTTCCTATTCGCCGAGCATCGTGATGGCCTATGGCACCGCGGTGGGCGTGCACACGCGCAAGCGCGATGGCTTCTCGCTGAAGCCGGAGGAGCTGGCGAAGGCGATCACGCCGAAGAGCCGGGTGCTGATGCTGAATTTCCCGACAAATCCGACCGGCGCGACCGCGAACCGCGAGGACTTGGAAGGCATCGCAAAGCTCTGCATCGAGCACGATCTCTTCGTGCTGACGGACGAGATCTACAGCGAGCTGCGCTACGATGCCAGCGACGAGCATGTTTCGATCGCCTCGCTGCCGGGCATGAAGGAGCGCACGGTGCTGCTGCATGGCTTCTCGAAGGCCTTCGCGATGACCGGCTTCCGCCTGGGCTATGCCTGTGCGCCGCAGCCGATCACGGAGGCGATGATGAAGATCCACCAGTACTCGATGCTCTGCGCGCCGATCATGAGCCAGATGGCCGCGATCGAGGCGCTAGAGAATGGTGCTCCGGAAGTGGCGAAGATGCGGGATGCGTATCATCAGCGCCGCGATTTCCTCGTGAAGCGCCTGAACCAGATGGGCCTGAGCTGCCACTCGCCGGGTGGGGCATTCTACGTCTTCCCGGACATCCGGGAGACGGGGCTGTCCTCGAAGGACTTCGCGATGCGCCTGCTGGAAGAAGAAGGCGTGGCCGCCGTGCCGGGCAGTGCCTTCGGTGAATCCGGTGAGGGATTCCTGCGCTGCTGTTACGCGACCGGCTTCGATGACCTGAAGCTGGCGATGGACAAGATGGAGCGCTTCGTCGGCCGTCTTTAATCGATCAAACCAAGGAAAGGGGCGCTGATGGCGCCCCTTTCTGCGTTTAAGAGGGAAGCCGCGGGGGATGCCGCCCGGGTTGACTCAACTTCGCCGCCACCCTTAGCCTCTGCGCGATGTTGAGAAAGTGGTCGTCTCTTCTGACGAGGATAGCGCCTGGGCTTGGAGTCTGGCTCGTGGACGGTGCTGTCCTTCAGTCTACACGGCTGTCATCTGCTTTCCCGGAACAAGCCCTCGCCTGATTTTTGAACATGGAGCCCACCCTTTCCGCGCATGATGCGCGAGCCTCCCGTCTGAGACTCGAGCAAACGGATTTCTGGATTCGAGCCCAGATCGTGCCCTTCGCGGTGTTCATGGGCTTCATGCTGCTGTTGCAGATCTTCGGGGCTCTCTTCATCTGGGAGCACCCGGCCGCACCGTGGTGGCGGCACTGGCCGGAACAGTGGGTGTATCCGCTGCAAACGGTGGTAACCCTGGTCCTGCTCGCCCGGCTCTGGAAGTACTATGAATTTCGTTGGTCGTGGAAATGGTGTGCCGCCGGTGCGATCTTCGGCGCAGTGGGGATTGGCGTCTGGCTGCTACCGACGGTGATGTATGATCGCCTGGGTCTGACAGGCGAGACCACCGGTTGGCAGAAGTGGCTGGGCCTGGCTGCAAGGACGAAGGGCTTTAATCCGGCGGAAGCCTTCGGTGAGGGGACGCCTGCCTTCTGGGCTGCACTGGTCATGCGCTTTGTGCGTGCCGTGGTGGTGGTGGCGCTGGTCGAGGAGATCCTATGGCGCTCCTTCATGATGCGCTTCGTCGAAGATTGGGAAGGTGACTATTGGAAGCGGCCGTTTGGCAGGGCTTCCTGGAAGTCCTATCTGATCGTGACGGGCTTGTTCATGCTTGCCCATGCCCCGGTGGATTATCCAGCGGCTTTTGTCTATGGATCGCTCACCTATGTGCTCTGCATCTGGAGCAAGAGCCTGGGTGCATGCGTGGTGATGCACGGGGTTGCGAATTTGCTGATGGGGCTCTTCGCGGTCGTCTACGGGAAGTATGGGCTGTGGTGAGCAAAGAGGGCCCCGGGACCGGGCCCATCCTTGATTATCCTTTCACCTTTACGCGGATCATGGTCGAGAGTCCTGGGCGGAGGCTGTCTTCGAAGCCGTGGATCGAGTCGGCGTCGAAGACGATCTTTACCGGGACGCGCTGGACGACCTTGGTGAAGTTGCCGGTAGCGTTGTCCGGTGGAAGCAGGGCGAACTGTGCGCCGGTGGAGGGCGCGATGCTTTCGATCTTGCCGTGGAAGGCCTTGCCATCGAGGGCATCGACGCGGATCTCCACATCTTGTCCGGTCTTCATGGAGCCGAGCTGGGTTTCCTTGAAGTTCGCGACGACCCAGTAGTCGTTTTCGACGAGGGCGAAGACCGGTTGGCCTGCTTGGACACGGTTGCCGGTTTCGATGTTCTTGTTGCCCACGATGCCGTCGGCGGGGGCGACGAGCTTGGTATCGGCGAACTGGCGTTCGATTTCACGGAGTGCGGCGGCTTGGGCTTCGATGGTGGCCTTCGCGGCCTGCACTTCGGCCTCCGCGACTTCCACGGCGGCGGCGCTGGTTTTCTTCTTCGCTTCGGCGGCAGCGTGGGCTGCCTTGGCAGCTTCGAGGCTGGCGGTGGTCGTCGCCACGACGCTGCGGGTGGTATCCACCTCGGCTTCGGAGACCGCGCGGGTGCCACCATTGAAGAGGCTGCTATTGCGATGGTAGTTCACGTTCGCGAGATCGAGTTGTGCCTCGGTCTGCTTCACCATCGCGGAGGCGCTCCCGACCTGGGCTTCGGCTTGTTGCTCCTCTGCCTTCGATCGATCGAGAGCTGCGAGGGCTTGGACGAGGCTGGCGTCTGCCTGGGCCTTTGCTGCCTGGAGTTTCTGGCGGGCAATCGCGAATTCGAGAGGATCGATCTCGGCGAGTTCCTGGCCGGCTTTCACGTGTTGGTTTTCCTCCACCAGCACCTTCAGCACCGGGCCCGCGACGCCGGGGCTAATGCGATGGATGTGACCGGTGATGTAGGCATCGTCGGTCTTCTCATAGGTCATGGACTCGTGGACGAAGTGGACGCCCCACGCGACACCGCCGGCGAGGAAGCCCAAGGTAAGCAGGCGGGACGCGATCCCGCGCTTCTTCGGGGCCTTGCCGCTGCCTGCATCCGGCGTGCTTTCATCCGGCAGGATGCCGGTTTCCCCGGAGTTCTCTTCGGAGGGCTTGATGGATGGATTGGACATGGTCGTAGGGAAATTGGAGTTCAGTGTGCGGATGCCGCCGCATCGGATGCGTCCTTGCCTTGCTTTCCACCGAGCAGGAAAAGCAGGGGAAGGGTGACGATAAAAAGAAGGGCGACGTAGGTGAAGATGTCCTCATAAGAGAGGAGCAGCGCTTGGCCGGA
This portion of the Luteolibacter luteus genome encodes:
- a CDS encoding TIGR02206 family membrane protein, which gives rise to MPPPFVPFSATHGWALVAGAIGVTALVLLGKSGERNERIARSILAFLCLAAFAYTQAAWATVDGGDADLDSALPLHLCDVAAFIGGFALLTGKRLLATLTYFWGLAATVQALATPAISIGYPHPAFIAFFVHHFAVVGAAFYLPIVNGWRAEHPWWRTPLQALLWANVYLLVAMAVNHLLGTNFGFTARKPVNPSLLDHLGPWPIYLLWMQALAAVLFSLLVLPVLPKRKGTPDRQDRRASSHPLSP
- a CDS encoding aminotransferase class I/II-fold pyridoxal phosphate-dependent enzyme gives rise to the protein MDYSQKIARQIAGIPRSGIRDFFELVQGREGVISLGVGEPDFTTPWHIREAAIYALEKGHTSYTSNLGLPALRKAIARYVSDFFHVQYEALTEVLVTVGVSEAIDIALRALINPGDEVIYHEPCYVSYSPSIVMAYGTAVGVHTRKRDGFSLKPEELAKAITPKSRVLMLNFPTNPTGATANREDLEGIAKLCIEHDLFVLTDEIYSELRYDASDEHVSIASLPGMKERTVLLHGFSKAFAMTGFRLGYACAPQPITEAMMKIHQYSMLCAPIMSQMAAIEALENGAPEVAKMRDAYHQRRDFLVKRLNQMGLSCHSPGGAFYVFPDIRETGLSSKDFAMRLLEEEGVAAVPGSAFGESGEGFLRCCYATGFDDLKLAMDKMERFVGRL
- a CDS encoding 4-hydroxy-3-methylbut-2-enyl diphosphate reductase, yielding MSETADKQKRPRVNVRRPDVMTQVNAEVERHYRSSIVERIRENGGEITIGNTTVRLAQQFGFCYGVERAIDLAYAARRVFPDQRIFLIGEIIHNPEVNRQLVDMGIVSLPWKELTDDYDQLSPDDVVIVPAFGAPTNFMEKIEERGCYVVDTTCGDVMKVWRRVRGYAKDGITSIIHGKAGHEETQATASRAMGDDGKGHYLIVLTLDETDAVCKYIREGGDKDAFLKRFSHAASEGFDPDVHLAKVGVANQTTMLKSETEEIQRRVRAAVEARDGSAENFIFFDTICGATQERQDALFEMLRRPMDMLFVVGGYNSSNTTHLVEIGEQSLPTFFIRNAACLESLEQIVHFDLHEKSEISSSYPAVLLGEKPVVIGITAGASCPNNLIEDTIFRIFEMRGIPREAVKAV
- a CDS encoding autotransporter outer membrane beta-barrel domain-containing protein, which codes for MNTPTVSFMRVLAIAAVTCSTSVQAGDESEDPCYPDNRQATSTAVSRSVLGVAYASTRDVSGRMYRNRAGVRPGSVLVDEPVAVAPAYSSKGGMSSSKDAKVSAVSVPYPNKWEVFGSLFYYSEESDGSSYHHRSKKKKYEGPKYGYGSGYGSGASAFVSGAADTSLDVYGGALGVEYHINREWSVGVGVSASTGDMEMDAVGNADVDSVSVIPYLSYYRADAFGSADFWAGLMYAYGAHSFETRRFTGGGIASGSPDADTHEVEFTAGVNFGDDDVVHGPYAGMRYITGTVDAYTEVGPGATYFGEQDVDSLVSILGYQISWKMRGSRGTWVPQVRAAWEHEFEDGNASVFGVPVDSVDEDVAVVGAGLAYYFDNGWNLGVEYEGRFGSNTEGHYGGVKAGKEF
- a CDS encoding GNAT family N-acetyltransferase, encoding MIETERLLLRPHTLSDFEDICAMFSDPEVVRYVGGMTLSKEEVWNRLLRYIGHWSVFGYGLFAITEKSSGRFLGDTGFADFHRYLGNEFDPFPEAAWILTSNCHGKGYGFEAASAAHAWFDTTHSPARTVCIIQKENQPSHRLAAKMGYQAFDEATYKGAIMTMYQRLRNLA
- a CDS encoding c-type cytochrome; this encodes MKPSSFRALGLFLGAAISTHAAAPFFDPSMPVHGSPVDGGASGVIARGLLVQAAEAEWLVFDQDLLRPALWVHADQGKPPVSLIMMSQASWEKPTQKGGVKQPAPAAGSLALVPPLPGVGSNPEDLLKDPRPVHGNDPGRGGLEASGRRFSGYHVAGKTGVLVYENQGTKVSEWYEADRRSLQRHLAVAAGDEILFLVAAGDFKIASSREAASEKLQVSSNHPGLTLESRDGKLFARLAASRQERRVTLIYGVEKVSAAAKTPAVPTANPAHWKQSIETRIRESEKSGPGWTMDRIGLPENSAFKRRVRPADIVFLSPEKAAVITFEGDVWRLDLAGERVRWTRIAAGLCEPLSIEQVGGVLQVFTRNGIVRLRDTNADGETDFYENYSSLIHHTAGTRGYPLDMEVDESGRTWCSIGGIVTNEKSLTNLQPPNPHSGSIMMISADGKQLEIVGAHAREPFFARDPESGRIVMSEQQGHWVPSSGIFPVEPGSSFGFGQENAKGLTPPAVWIPHDQDSSSSSPMWVRGSAFKSWEGGVLDLSYGTGRLFLARPAGAWPAKEGAVIPLGIETGLPILHARTHPGDGSLWLAGFRIYDSRAPELEGIGRLRPSGDAFRVPVDAKLVKEGAILCFDAPLDGSTVTPDAVQAKEWQYRRSSGYGSPRLKRDGKDGVDPVASGGTFLSKDGKSVFIHIPGMKPTMQLEISHRFAVKGSKPEARSVFFTVSAPAPAMWNELGFEVPELDPSIAVVHGGGAADAVPTAEAGMDLATRYGCIACHSTDGKLEGHSGPSWKGLHGSQRSFTDGTSRMGDDAYIIESMTEPNKVIVKGYALGMGSYSGVLSEAEMQSIVLFIRSLK
- a CDS encoding HlyD family secretion protein, with product MSNPSIKPSEENSGETGILPDESTPDAGSGKAPKKRGIASRLLTLGFLAGGVAWGVHFVHESMTYEKTDDAYITGHIHRISPGVAGPVLKVLVEENQHVKAGQELAEIDPLEFAIARQKLQAAKAQADASLVQALAALDRSKAEEQQAEAQVGSASAMVKQTEAQLDLANVNYHRNSSLFNGGTRAVSEAEVDTTRSVVATTTASLEAAKAAHAAAEAKKKTSAAAVEVAEAEVQAAKATIEAQAAALREIERQFADTKLVAPADGIVGNKNIETGNRVQAGQPVFALVENDYWVVANFKETQLGSMKTGQDVEIRVDALDGKAFHGKIESIAPSTGAQFALLPPDNATGNFTKVVQRVPVKIVFDADSIHGFEDSLRPGLSTMIRVKVKG
- a CDS encoding CAAX prenyl protease-related protein, which encodes MEPTLSAHDARASRLRLEQTDFWIRAQIVPFAVFMGFMLLLQIFGALFIWEHPAAPWWRHWPEQWVYPLQTVVTLVLLARLWKYYEFRWSWKWCAAGAIFGAVGIGVWLLPTVMYDRLGLTGETTGWQKWLGLAARTKGFNPAEAFGEGTPAFWAALVMRFVRAVVVVALVEEILWRSFMMRFVEDWEGDYWKRPFGRASWKSYLIVTGLFMLAHAPVDYPAAFVYGSLTYVLCIWSKSLGACVVMHGVANLLMGLFAVVYGKYGLW